The following are encoded in a window of Streptomyces sp. Go-475 genomic DNA:
- a CDS encoding acyl-CoA synthetase, which produces MNSSVPAGFWAQAAQDPGREVLVAPDGAEWTAGRLHAAANRLVHGLRAAGLERGDTFAVVLPNGVEFLTAYLAASQAGLYLVPVNHHLVGPEIAWIVSDSGAKVLLAHERYGDAARHAADEAGLPGTHRYAVGTVEGFRPYAELLAGQPESPPADRTLGWVMNYTSGTTGRPRGIRRPLPGKPPEEAYLGGFLGIFGIRPFDDNVHLVCSPLYHTAVLQFAGASLHIGHRLVLMDKWTPEEMLRLIDRHRCTHTHMVPTQFHRLLALPDEVKDRYDVSSMRHAIHGAAPCPDHVKRAMLDWWGPCVEEYYAASEGGGAFATAEDWLKKPGTVGKAWPISELAIFDDDGNRLPPGELGTVYMKMTTGGFSYHKDEAKTRKNRIGDFFTVGDLGHLDEDGYLFLRDRKIDLIISGGVNIYPAEVESALLAHPAVADAAVFGIPHDDWGEEVKAVVEPAPGHRPGPALAADLLDHCAHRLAGYKRPRSVDFITEMPRDPNGKLYKRRLREPYWEGRTRPV; this is translated from the coding sequence GGCACAGGACCCCGGCCGTGAGGTGCTCGTCGCACCCGACGGCGCGGAATGGACCGCCGGACGGCTGCACGCCGCCGCCAACCGGCTCGTGCACGGACTGCGCGCGGCCGGGCTGGAACGCGGCGACACCTTCGCGGTCGTCCTGCCCAACGGCGTCGAGTTCCTCACCGCGTACCTCGCCGCCAGCCAGGCCGGGCTGTACCTCGTCCCCGTCAACCACCACCTGGTCGGTCCGGAGATCGCCTGGATCGTCTCCGACTCCGGCGCCAAGGTCCTCCTCGCCCACGAGCGGTACGGCGACGCGGCCCGCCACGCCGCCGACGAGGCCGGCCTCCCGGGCACCCACCGGTACGCCGTCGGCACGGTCGAGGGCTTCCGGCCGTACGCCGAACTCCTCGCCGGGCAGCCCGAGTCGCCGCCCGCGGACCGCACCCTCGGCTGGGTCATGAACTACACCTCGGGCACCACCGGCCGCCCGCGCGGCATCCGCCGCCCGCTGCCCGGCAAGCCTCCCGAGGAGGCGTACCTCGGTGGCTTCCTCGGCATCTTCGGCATCCGGCCCTTCGACGACAACGTGCACCTGGTGTGCTCGCCGCTGTACCACACGGCGGTCCTCCAGTTCGCGGGCGCCTCCCTGCACATCGGGCACCGGCTGGTGCTGATGGACAAGTGGACCCCCGAGGAGATGCTCCGCCTCATCGACCGGCACCGCTGCACCCACACCCATATGGTCCCGACCCAGTTCCACCGGCTGCTGGCCCTGCCCGACGAGGTGAAGGACCGCTACGACGTGTCCTCCATGCGGCACGCCATCCACGGCGCCGCGCCCTGCCCCGACCACGTGAAACGGGCCATGCTCGACTGGTGGGGCCCCTGTGTGGAGGAGTACTACGCGGCCAGCGAGGGCGGCGGCGCCTTCGCCACCGCCGAGGACTGGCTGAAGAAGCCAGGCACCGTCGGCAAGGCCTGGCCCATCAGCGAGCTCGCCATCTTCGACGACGACGGCAACCGGCTGCCGCCCGGCGAACTCGGCACCGTCTACATGAAGATGACCACCGGCGGCTTCTCGTACCACAAGGACGAGGCCAAGACCCGCAAGAACCGCATCGGCGACTTCTTCACCGTCGGCGACCTCGGCCACCTCGACGAGGACGGCTACCTCTTCCTGCGCGACCGCAAGATCGACCTCATCATCTCCGGCGGCGTGAACATATACCCGGCCGAGGTCGAGTCGGCCCTGCTCGCCCACCCCGCCGTCGCGGACGCCGCCGTGTTCGGCATCCCCCACGACGACTGGGGCGAGGAGGTCAAGGCGGTCGTCGAACCGGCCCCCGGACACCGGCCCGGCCCCGCCCTGGCCGCCGACCTCCTCGACCACTGCGCCCACCGGCTCGCCGGGTACAAGCGGCCCAGGAGCGTCGACTTCATCACCGAGATGCCCCGCGACCCCAACGGCAAGCTGTACAAACGGCGGCTGCGCGAGCCGTACTGGGAGGGCCGGACCCGGCCGGTGTGA
- a CDS encoding DUF418 domain-containing protein — MTIATTEGPLKRGAVQPGERALAPDLARGTMLLGIVLSNTAFHLWAARRGPSGWQPVDGSWLDHAVQFTMIMALDLRIYPLFAFLFGYGMMQLYLRQTAAGTDGRDAARILRRRSLWLIVIGLTHAALLMSGDIIGFYGVLSLILGVVFLRRGERALTWGIGIGIALILLVSAGPVVAALLRGELGTFGDAGAEPGFKAYAPDEENWLTAAGIRLETGLFVTFAAAPLTLVGGGYVLFLLGFRAARHRVLEEPGRHRTLLRLTAVLGIATGWLGALPAALAHTGVLRVPEDMQSESGALTVLRDVTGNSAGLGYVAAVTLFAQWWTTRRPRRGATAVAAVTAVGKRSLSCYLAHSLLFAPVLAAWGLGLGAHLGSATMALFALAVWLVTVAGAYALERAGRRGPAEVLLRRLMYGSRRA; from the coding sequence ATGACCATCGCGACCACAGAGGGACCGCTGAAGCGGGGGGCCGTACAACCGGGCGAGCGGGCCCTCGCGCCCGATCTCGCGCGCGGGACCATGCTGCTGGGCATCGTGCTGTCCAACACCGCCTTCCACCTGTGGGCCGCCCGGCGCGGACCGTCCGGATGGCAGCCCGTGGACGGCTCCTGGCTCGACCACGCCGTGCAGTTCACCATGATCATGGCGCTGGACCTGCGGATCTACCCGCTCTTCGCGTTCCTCTTCGGCTACGGCATGATGCAGCTCTACCTCCGGCAGACCGCCGCCGGCACCGACGGGCGCGACGCCGCGAGGATCCTGCGCCGGCGCAGCCTCTGGCTGATCGTCATCGGCCTGACGCACGCCGCCCTGCTCATGTCGGGCGACATCATCGGCTTCTACGGAGTCCTGAGCCTCATCCTCGGCGTGGTCTTCCTGCGGCGCGGTGAACGGGCCCTGACGTGGGGGATCGGGATCGGCATCGCACTGATCCTGCTCGTCTCGGCCGGACCCGTCGTCGCGGCGCTGCTCCGCGGCGAGCTGGGCACGTTCGGCGACGCCGGCGCCGAACCGGGCTTCAAGGCCTACGCGCCGGACGAGGAGAACTGGCTCACCGCCGCGGGCATCCGGCTGGAGACGGGCCTGTTCGTCACCTTCGCCGCCGCCCCGCTGACCCTCGTCGGCGGCGGTTACGTCCTCTTCCTGCTGGGCTTCAGGGCCGCGCGGCACCGCGTCCTGGAGGAACCCGGCCGCCACCGCACCCTGCTGCGGCTGACCGCCGTGCTCGGCATCGCCACCGGCTGGCTCGGCGCGCTGCCCGCCGCACTCGCCCACACCGGCGTCCTGCGCGTGCCGGAGGACATGCAGAGCGAGTCCGGGGCGCTCACGGTCCTGCGCGACGTGACCGGCAACTCCGCCGGCCTCGGCTACGTGGCCGCTGTCACCCTCTTCGCGCAGTGGTGGACCACCCGCAGGCCCCGGCGCGGCGCGACAGCGGTGGCGGCGGTGACCGCCGTCGGCAAACGGTCCCTGTCCTGCTACCTCGCCCACTCGCTGCTCTTCGCCCCGGTGCTGGCCGCCTGGGGACTGGGCCTCGGCGCGCACCTGGGCAGCGCCACCATGGCGCTCTTCGCGCTGGCCGTCTGGCTGGTCACGGTCGCGGGAGCGTACGCCCTGGAGCGGGCCGGCCGCCGGGGCCCGGCCGAAGTGCTGCTGCGGCGGCTGATGTACGGCTCCCGCCGGGCGTGA